In one Haloplanus salinus genomic region, the following are encoded:
- a CDS encoding ATP-dependent helicase, with translation MDGADADADWLTDLPLPEGVAADAADADVLERLDPAVRDWWVEQFGAFVPENGGFFTPPQREAIPLVHEGRNTLVCAPTGSGKTLASFTAIIDELFDRERNGGLDNAVYCLYVSPLKALANDVHRNLTAPLDGIRERLADRGASTEVRHAIRHGDTDDAERRRMLSETPHILTTTPETLAILLNSPKFREKLRSVEYVVVDEIHALAANKRGTHLSVSLERLERLADGSPTRIGCSATVEPLDTMAEFLVGCEDGTPRDCEVVDARFAREFDLEVDCPVDDLVGTPGEVVRDRFYERLHGLVADHTNTLVFTNTRSGAERTLQALRERFDYDESNSACHHGSLSADRRDAVEAGLKAGDFDVVTTSTSLELGVDMPHVDLVVQVGSPKSVAALLQRVGRAGHQVGQVVEGRVIALDRDDLVESAVMVRKAEAGFVDRVFVPENAYDVAAQHVYGMAINAIRREREVRETLRRAYPYRHFSDAEFETLFRYLTADYEGLAERNVYAKIWRDTNDPPDGDHHHPDFPVGEPLIGKRGRLARMIYLTNVGTIPDSFSCDVFVRGGDEWVGELDEDYLDTLDPGDVFVIGGERFEFRYRRGSKVYVDRTSARPTVPSWYSERLPLSYDLARELLAFQRDLLARRESGGVPAVRDWLRESSLSERAVRSLTRLYDQQVAFAGPESVSTPDRIAVEEERDRGEYRRRYYVHTLYGRRFNDGLSRLLAAACASESNASVTVAVADNGFVLSMPLNRRVDAAGLLRGLDPAAARADLRAALRGTDLRQRYFRIDATRSLMILKRYKGHEKSAARQQVESETLLSLADDLEDFAVVEETDRELLEDKLHVSGIEAVLERIQEGAIEVVERTVETPTPRAFGLATLAATDTVLAEDESAALREFHERVLAEIADD, from the coding sequence ATGGACGGGGCCGACGCGGACGCCGATTGGCTGACCGATCTGCCGCTCCCGGAGGGCGTCGCCGCCGACGCCGCCGACGCGGACGTGCTCGAACGCCTCGACCCCGCCGTCCGCGACTGGTGGGTCGAGCAGTTCGGGGCGTTCGTCCCGGAAAACGGCGGCTTCTTCACGCCGCCACAGCGCGAGGCCATCCCCCTCGTCCACGAGGGGCGGAACACCCTCGTCTGTGCGCCGACGGGCAGCGGCAAGACGCTCGCCTCCTTCACCGCCATCATCGACGAACTGTTCGACCGTGAGCGAAACGGTGGCCTCGACAACGCCGTCTACTGTCTCTACGTCTCGCCGCTGAAGGCCCTCGCAAACGACGTCCACCGAAACCTGACCGCTCCCCTCGACGGCATCCGCGAGCGGCTGGCCGATCGCGGCGCGTCGACGGAGGTGCGCCACGCCATCCGTCACGGCGACACCGACGACGCCGAGCGTCGGCGGATGCTCTCGGAGACGCCACACATCCTCACCACGACCCCCGAGACGCTCGCCATCCTGCTCAATTCGCCGAAGTTTCGGGAGAAACTCCGGAGCGTCGAGTACGTCGTCGTCGACGAGATTCACGCCCTCGCGGCGAACAAACGGGGGACGCACCTCTCCGTATCGCTAGAACGGCTCGAACGCCTGGCGGACGGCTCGCCGACCCGCATCGGCTGTTCGGCGACGGTCGAACCCCTCGACACGATGGCCGAGTTCCTCGTCGGCTGCGAGGACGGGACGCCCCGCGACTGTGAGGTGGTCGACGCCCGCTTCGCCCGCGAGTTCGACCTGGAAGTCGACTGTCCGGTCGACGACCTGGTGGGCACGCCGGGCGAGGTGGTCCGGGATCGGTTCTACGAGCGGTTGCACGGCCTCGTCGCCGACCACACCAACACGCTCGTGTTCACGAACACGCGATCGGGCGCCGAGCGGACCCTGCAGGCGCTCCGGGAGCGCTTCGACTACGACGAGTCGAACTCCGCCTGTCACCACGGTAGCCTCTCGGCGGACCGCCGGGACGCGGTGGAAGCCGGTCTCAAGGCGGGCGACTTCGACGTGGTCACCACCTCGACCAGCCTCGAACTCGGCGTCGACATGCCCCACGTCGACCTGGTGGTGCAGGTCGGGTCGCCCAAATCCGTGGCGGCGCTCCTCCAGCGGGTGGGCCGCGCCGGCCATCAGGTCGGACAGGTCGTCGAGGGGCGGGTGATCGCGCTCGACCGCGACGATCTGGTCGAATCGGCGGTGATGGTCCGCAAGGCCGAGGCGGGATTCGTCGACCGCGTGTTCGTTCCCGAAAACGCCTACGACGTGGCCGCCCAACACGTCTACGGGATGGCGATCAACGCCATCCGGCGGGAGCGCGAGGTGCGCGAGACCCTCCGTCGGGCCTACCCCTACCGACACTTCTCGGACGCGGAGTTCGAGACCCTGTTTCGTTACCTCACCGCCGACTACGAGGGGTTAGCGGAGCGCAACGTCTACGCGAAGATCTGGCGAGACACGAACGACCCGCCGGACGGCGATCACCACCATCCGGACTTCCCGGTGGGCGAACCCCTGATCGGGAAGCGTGGCCGCCTCGCACGGATGATCTACCTGACGAACGTCGGCACCATTCCCGACTCGTTCTCGTGTGACGTGTTCGTCCGTGGCGGCGACGAGTGGGTGGGCGAACTCGACGAGGACTACCTCGATACGCTCGATCCGGGGGACGTGTTCGTCATCGGTGGCGAGCGCTTCGAGTTCCGCTACCGCCGGGGGTCGAAAGTGTACGTCGACCGAACGAGCGCGCGCCCGACGGTGCCCTCGTGGTACTCCGAGCGCCTGCCGCTCTCTTATGACCTCGCCCGCGAACTTCTCGCCTTCCAGCGGGACCTGCTGGCCCGACGCGAGTCGGGTGGCGTGCCCGCCGTCCGGGACTGGCTCCGCGAGTCCTCGCTCTCGGAGCGGGCGGTGCGTTCACTGACCCGCCTCTACGACCAGCAGGTCGCTTTCGCCGGGCCGGAGAGCGTCTCGACGCCGGATCGAATCGCGGTCGAGGAGGAGCGCGACCGCGGGGAGTACCGCCGGCGCTACTACGTCCACACCCTCTACGGGCGGCGGTTCAACGACGGCCTCTCCCGACTGCTCGCGGCCGCGTGTGCGAGCGAGTCGAACGCCTCCGTCACCGTCGCCGTCGCGGACAACGGGTTCGTCCTCTCGATGCCGCTGAACCGCCGAGTCGACGCGGCCGGCCTCCTCCGGGGGCTGGATCCCGCGGCTGCCCGTGCCGACCTCCGGGCCGCGCTCCGGGGGACCGACCTCCGGCAGCGCTACTTCCGCATCGACGCCACGCGCTCGCTCATGATCCTGAAGCGGTACAAGGGACACGAAAAGTCGGCCGCCCGCCAGCAGGTGGAGAGCGAGACGCTGCTGTCGCTGGCCGACGACCTGGAGGACTTCGCCGTCGTCGAAGAGACCGACCGGGAGTTGCTCGAGGACAAACTCCACGTCTCCGGGATCGAAGCGGTGCTGGAGCGGATTCAAGAGGGAGCGATCGAGGTGGTCGAACGCACGGTCGAGACGCCGACGCCCCGCGCGTTCGGGCTGGCGACCCTCGCCGCCACCGACACCGTCCTCGCCGAGGACGAGAGCGCGGCGCTCCGCGAGTTCCACGAGCGGGTGCTGGCGGAGATCGCGGACGACTAG